In Pseudomonadota bacterium, one genomic interval encodes:
- a CDS encoding methyl-accepting chemotaxis protein, which yields MKKFKNWKISTKMMGISVFTIAVIISGIMFYLLPLVERKLMDEKKNATKNVVDVAYATIASYEAKIKSGELKTDEAQKRALLAVKVLRYHGNEYFWINDLRPNMIMHPMKPEMDGKDLSGDKDPNGKFIFVEFAKVAKDKGEGFVDYMWPKPNETKPSPKLSYVKLFNQWGWVIGSGIYVDDVNAEITKMRMQIIIATIIIAALILCIAFFVSRIITRALNKAVTVVNGLAEGDLTIIVEADSTDEAGQLLNGMKNMVEKLKLIVADVKNSAENVATASQQMSSSSQQMSQGASEQAASAEEISSSMEEMASNIRQNADNAQQTEKIAVKAAQDAKDGGNAVTETVSAMKEIATKINIIEEIARQTNLLALNAAIEAARAGEHGKGFAVVATEVRKLAERSQTAAGEISKLSTSSVAVAEKAGIMLGKIVPDIQKTAELVSEINAASNEQTIGSEQINKAIQQLDQVIQQNASVTEEMASTSEELSSQAEQLQDTIAFFRVEETGLKRTAARLVAEEKGGGGIRTIKKQHKAPALSNHGSVHMAKNRNSNGNGKPSGVALDLDNVHDKLDEEFERF from the coding sequence ATGAAAAAGTTTAAAAATTGGAAAATTTCAACAAAAATGATGGGGATTTCGGTATTTACCATTGCGGTAATAATATCTGGCATCATGTTTTATCTACTGCCCCTCGTGGAGAGAAAACTGATGGACGAGAAGAAGAATGCCACGAAAAACGTGGTGGATGTGGCTTATGCTACGATTGCCTCATACGAGGCAAAGATCAAGTCAGGAGAGCTGAAAACTGATGAAGCCCAGAAAAGGGCTCTTTTAGCCGTGAAAGTCCTCCGTTACCACGGAAACGAATATTTCTGGATTAACGACCTTCGTCCAAACATGATAATGCATCCCATGAAACCGGAAATGGACGGCAAGGATCTGTCAGGAGATAAAGATCCCAACGGGAAATTCATATTTGTAGAATTTGCCAAAGTCGCGAAAGATAAAGGTGAGGGGTTTGTTGATTACATGTGGCCAAAACCCAATGAAACCAAACCTTCGCCAAAGCTTTCTTATGTGAAACTCTTCAACCAGTGGGGATGGGTCATCGGCAGCGGCATCTATGTGGACGATGTGAACGCTGAAATCACAAAGATGCGCATGCAGATCATCATTGCCACCATTATTATTGCAGCGCTCATACTATGCATCGCCTTCTTTGTTTCGAGGATTATCACCCGTGCGTTAAACAAGGCCGTTACAGTCGTAAACGGACTTGCCGAGGGAGACCTGACTATTATTGTTGAAGCCGATTCAACAGATGAAGCCGGTCAGTTGTTAAACGGAATGAAAAATATGGTTGAAAAATTAAAGTTGATAGTTGCCGACGTTAAAAACTCTGCCGAAAACGTAGCGACAGCGAGTCAGCAGATGAGTTCATCTTCCCAGCAAATGTCACAGGGCGCTTCAGAACAGGCAGCCTCTGCAGAAGAGATTTCTTCCTCCATGGAGGAGATGGCATCCAATATCAGACAGAATGCAGATAATGCCCAGCAGACGGAAAAAATAGCCGTAAAAGCAGCCCAGGATGCAAAGGATGGCGGTAATGCTGTTACAGAGACTGTTTCTGCCATGAAGGAGATCGCCACAAAGATCAACATCATCGAAGAGATCGCCAGGCAGACAAACCTCCTGGCCCTCAACGCAGCAATAGAAGCTGCCAGGGCAGGTGAACACGGGAAAGGGTTTGCGGTAGTTGCAACTGAGGTGAGGAAGCTTGCAGAGAGAAGTCAGACAGCAGCAGGAGAAATAAGCAAACTCTCTACATCAAGCGTTGCGGTTGCAGAAAAGGCCGGTATCATGCTCGGGAAAATCGTCCCTGACATACAAAAGACAGCAGAACTTGTCAGCGAGATCAATGCTGCAAGCAATGAACAGACCATCGGGTCGGAACAGATAAATAAGGCAATCCAGCAGCTCGATCAGGTAATACAACAGAATGCCTCTGTTACTGAAGAGATGGCATCCACATCAGAGGAACTTTCAAGCCAGGCAGAGCAATTACAGGACACCATAGCCTTCTTCAGGGTAGAAGAAACCGGCTTGAAGAGAACTGCAGCAAGACTCGTAGCAGAAGAGAAGGGGGGCGGAGGAATAAGAACAATTAAAAAACAACATAAAGCACCGGCCCTGAGCAATCATGGGTCCGTACATATGGCAAAAAATAGAAACAGTAATGGCAACGGCAAACCATCCGGCGTCGCCCTTGACCTCGACAATGTCCATGATAAGCTTGACGAGGAATTTGAGAGGTTCTGA
- a CDS encoding response regulator, whose product MPKTIMTVDDSASIRQMVNFTLKKEGYEIIEAVDGADALSKLNGKAIHMIITDLNMPNLNGIGLIKGARSNPSFRFIPIIMLTTESQESIKLEGKQAGATGWIIKPFKPEQLVAVVKKVLG is encoded by the coding sequence ATGCCTAAGACAATCATGACCGTAGACGACTCGGCAAGCATAAGACAGATGGTAAATTTTACGCTGAAAAAGGAAGGATATGAAATCATAGAGGCGGTTGACGGCGCCGATGCTTTATCTAAACTGAACGGCAAGGCCATTCACATGATCATCACCGACCTTAATATGCCTAATCTTAACGGTATCGGGTTGATAAAAGGTGCACGGAGCAACCCGTCTTTCAGGTTTATCCCTATTATTATGCTCACCACCGAATCTCAGGAATCAATAAAACTGGAAGGCAAACAAGCAGGCGCTACGGGTTGGATAATCAAACCCTTTAAGCCGGAACAATTAGTTGCTGTGGTAAAGAAGGTATTGGGATGA
- a CDS encoding peptide-binding protein: MSVKKNIILILCIFLFLSCSQKKDDALFNDPGKPGYGDTIITGSIGEPSNLIPILSSDSASHEVSSYIYNGLVKYDKNLNIIGDLAKSWDISKDNLSITFHLKKDVKWHDGKPFTAHDVMYTYRVIIDPKTPTAYSGDFKLVREAKVIDDYTFRATYSKPFAPALMSWGTSVLPAHLLESSDITASPLTRKPVGTGRYIFKEWIAGDRVLLSANNNYFEGRPYIDRYIMRIIPDSATMFLELKQYGIDMMGLTPLQSVRQTDYPKFKREFNKFKYLSFSYVYLGYNLKHKFFKDKGVRQAISYAINKQEIIDGVLLGQGVESTGPFKPDMWSYNGNVRKYEYNTEKALALLHEAGFKKGSDGILEKDGATFEFIVLVNQGNTVRIQCAELIQKRLSEIGIKVRIRVIEWASFINEFIDKKNFEAVILGWTIPRDPDIFDIWHSSKQGKKELNFISFENKEVDELLVKARHTLNKEERKKYYFRIQEILAEEQPYTFLFIPYANVAVHRRFKGIEPAPAGLMHNFEKWYVPEGQRRHKINAALSP; this comes from the coding sequence ATGTCCGTCAAAAAGAATATAATCCTGATCCTGTGTATTTTTTTGTTTCTTTCATGCTCGCAAAAAAAAGATGACGCCTTATTTAATGACCCCGGAAAACCGGGATACGGCGATACGATTATCACCGGCTCTATCGGTGAGCCCTCCAACCTGATCCCGATCTTATCATCAGACAGCGCATCCCATGAGGTCTCATCTTATATCTATAACGGACTTGTTAAATATGATAAAAACCTTAATATCATCGGCGATCTTGCCAAATCCTGGGATATTTCTAAAGATAATCTTTCCATTACATTCCACTTAAAAAAAGATGTAAAGTGGCATGACGGCAAGCCTTTTACCGCCCATGACGTTATGTACACATACAGGGTAATTATTGACCCGAAGACACCCACAGCCTATTCAGGTGATTTTAAGCTCGTCAGAGAGGCAAAGGTTATCGATGATTACACCTTCAGGGCCACATACAGCAAGCCTTTTGCCCCTGCCCTGATGAGCTGGGGAACATCTGTACTGCCGGCACACCTTCTGGAAAGCAGCGATATCACAGCGTCCCCGCTTACGAGAAAGCCTGTGGGTACAGGCCGGTATATATTTAAAGAATGGATAGCCGGGGACAGGGTGCTCTTATCTGCCAACAACAATTATTTTGAAGGCAGGCCTTACATAGACAGATACATTATGAGGATTATCCCTGACAGCGCCACTATGTTTCTTGAACTTAAGCAATACGGCATAGATATGATGGGTTTGACCCCACTGCAATCTGTCAGGCAGACGGACTATCCGAAGTTTAAAAGGGAATTTAATAAATTCAAATATCTTTCCTTCAGTTATGTTTACCTTGGCTACAACCTGAAACACAAATTTTTTAAAGATAAAGGGGTAAGGCAGGCAATAAGCTATGCTATTAACAAACAGGAGATCATTGACGGCGTGCTCCTCGGTCAGGGCGTCGAGTCAACAGGGCCTTTTAAACCGGATATGTGGTCCTATAACGGAAATGTAAGAAAATATGAGTATAATACAGAAAAGGCCCTTGCCCTCCTGCATGAGGCAGGCTTTAAGAAAGGGTCCGACGGCATACTTGAAAAAGACGGGGCGACCTTTGAATTTATTGTCCTTGTCAATCAGGGGAATACGGTGAGGATACAGTGCGCCGAACTGATACAGAAAAGGCTTTCCGAGATCGGTATTAAGGTTAGGATACGTGTTATCGAGTGGGCGAGCTTTATCAACGAATTTATAGACAAAAAAAATTTTGAAGCAGTGATACTCGGTTGGACCATTCCCCGGGACCCCGATATATTCGATATCTGGCATTCATCAAAACAAGGAAAAAAAGAGCTGAATTTTATATCTTTTGAAAATAAAGAGGTGGATGAGCTTCTTGTGAAGGCGCGGCATACTCTTAACAAGGAGGAGAGGAAAAAGTATTATTTCCGTATTCAAGAGATACTTGCTGAGGAGCAGCCCTATACATTTCTTTTCATCCCCTATGCAAATGTTGCTGTTCACAGGAGGTTCAAGGGTATTGAACCGGCGCCGGCAGGCCTGATGCACAACTTTGAGAAATGGTATGTACCGGAGGGACAGAGGAGGCACAAGATAAATGCTGCGCTATCTCCTTAA
- a CDS encoding chemotaxis protein CheW translates to MSVLSIIDTRQYLTFQLGEEIFGIDVSHVREILEFSTVTKVPGTPEYMRGVINLRGSVVPVLDMRLKFGMTQTEKKVNTCIIVVEVLFENETAIVGSLVDSVQEVFELNPDQIEPAPRLGIRLKNEFIKGMGKRDDRFIIILDTDKVFNAEELNAVTQDMDIKIAENE, encoded by the coding sequence ATGAGCGTTTTATCAATTATTGATACAAGACAATACTTGACTTTCCAGCTTGGAGAGGAAATCTTTGGAATAGATGTCTCCCATGTGAGGGAGATACTGGAATTCAGCACTGTTACAAAAGTGCCCGGGACCCCGGAATATATGAGGGGTGTCATAAATCTGAGGGGGAGCGTGGTACCCGTATTAGATATGAGATTAAAATTTGGCATGACTCAGACAGAGAAAAAGGTCAATACCTGTATCATCGTTGTAGAAGTTTTGTTTGAGAACGAAACTGCCATCGTCGGCTCCCTCGTGGACTCAGTCCAGGAGGTATTCGAATTAAATCCGGATCAGATAGAGCCTGCGCCCCGGTTAGGTATCCGATTAAAGAACGAATTCATTAAAGGCATGGGAAAGAGGGATGACCGTTTCATCATTATCCTTGACACTGACAAGGTCTTTAATGCAGAAGAACTGAATGCTGTTACCCAGGATATGGATATAAAGATAGCAGAAAATGAATAA
- a CDS encoding YihY/virulence factor BrkB family protein, whose amino-acid sequence MSLTKFGQFTKQNLFLVWNIVVELFKKYQRDNANIIVSSISFYILLTFIPFTLLSIYILGHVIDISNPGIHVEKFLRNILPDPYNTIIVKKVIKELNVISVTKKLSGPLGLIFLFFFTTKLFSVIRPSFRLIFGKHPERFLRAKEKELFFAFIFSIIQAMLFFSFIFSVVIRTKVVGVLPVFLSKAPVAFIFSVLDMMLTFAMFYFLYYFLTPVRKSKRIVILAGAIGTLFWHLGKSFFKYYILHLGKFTAFFGAYGVSIIFLFWVYFSVFVFISCAELESILLQRLTPVRRSDSEGGTPLTTTAKTVV is encoded by the coding sequence ATGAGCCTTACAAAATTCGGGCAATTCACAAAACAAAATCTGTTTCTTGTATGGAATATTGTTGTAGAACTTTTCAAGAAATACCAGAGGGACAACGCAAATATCATTGTCTCATCCATTTCTTTCTACATCCTTCTCACATTTATCCCCTTTACGCTCCTTTCAATTTATATCCTTGGTCATGTAATTGATATAAGCAATCCCGGGATACATGTGGAAAAATTTCTCAGAAATATCCTGCCCGATCCATACAATACGATCATTGTCAAAAAGGTGATTAAAGAATTGAACGTAATCTCAGTCACAAAAAAGCTTTCAGGACCCCTGGGACTCATTTTCCTGTTTTTCTTTACAACAAAGCTTTTTTCCGTTATAAGGCCTTCCTTTCGATTAATATTCGGCAAACATCCTGAACGTTTTTTACGGGCAAAAGAAAAGGAGCTGTTTTTTGCCTTTATCTTCTCCATTATCCAAGCAATGCTTTTTTTCAGTTTCATTTTCAGCGTCGTTATCCGTACAAAGGTTGTGGGAGTACTCCCTGTCTTTCTTTCAAAAGCGCCCGTGGCTTTTATATTTTCGGTTCTGGACATGATGCTTACCTTTGCCATGTTTTATTTTCTATATTATTTTCTCACCCCTGTCAGGAAATCAAAGAGAATTGTTATCCTTGCAGGCGCAATAGGAACATTATTCTGGCATCTCGGGAAATCTTTTTTCAAATATTATATTCTGCATCTCGGTAAATTTACTGCTTTTTTCGGCGCCTACGGTGTGTCTATCATTTTTCTCTTCTGGGTCTATTTCTCTGTTTTTGTTTTTATCTCATGTGCCGAACTTGAATCAATACTATTACAGAGGCTAACGCCTGTCCGCCGTAGCGACAGCGAAGGTGGGACGCCCCTTACAACAACAGCAAAGACAGTGGTTTAG
- a CDS encoding chemotaxis protein CheA, with the protein MTITNTYKETYKEEANEQLLELETALLELEETPDDTELIGKTFRAMHTIKGSGAMFGFDDIAGFTHEIETVYDKVRNGKIPVTKELIDLTLMAKDRIKSMLDETPPDKARIGLTSSEIVAAFKKLASEKALFTAPPVSSSSERASSSYTSDGDISYRIRFKPSSDIFLTGTNPLLLLGEIRSLGECKVIAQVDDIPSLDEMNPECCYAYWDIILTTNKGIDAVRDVFIFIEDSCELTINAIDSGKTFDIEEDYKKIGEILVEKGDIKKEDLQKALTEKKYLGEILVERGLVDSDKVESALIEQEHIQKIRDKAKAKEETQLNIKVPADKLDILVNLVGELVTVQARLTQTTSFLHNPELNAIAEEVERLTAELRDNTLNIRMLPIGTTFGRFKRLVRDLSGELGKEIELTTEGAETELDKTVIEKLNDPLVHLIRNCIDHGIEPPDVRVSQGKPRTGTILLSAAHSGGNVIVRIQDNGKGLDKEAILAKAVEKGLVAHNAEINEKDLFGFIFHPGFSTAKDVTNVSGRGVGMDVVQKAIDSLRGLISITSVKDEGTTVTITLPLTLAIIEGLLIAIDRRHFVIPLSIVEECVELTDEDVRKSHGKNIARIRGELIPYIRLRNEFNIRGKRPPIEQIVVTGRNGERVGFVVDHVIGEHQTVIKNMGKFYRNVEGISGATILGDGTVALILDVPKIAKNIEMAEAIFG; encoded by the coding sequence ATGACGATTACAAATACATACAAGGAAACATATAAGGAAGAGGCAAACGAGCAGTTGTTAGAACTCGAAACAGCTCTTCTGGAGCTTGAAGAAACCCCCGATGACACAGAACTCATTGGAAAGACATTTCGTGCCATGCACACCATCAAGGGGTCGGGCGCCATGTTCGGGTTTGATGATATTGCAGGATTTACTCATGAAATAGAAACGGTCTATGACAAAGTGAGAAACGGAAAAATTCCGGTTACAAAGGAACTGATCGACCTCACCCTTATGGCAAAAGACCGGATTAAATCCATGCTCGACGAGACCCCCCCTGACAAAGCCCGCATTGGGCTGACTTCATCAGAGATAGTTGCTGCATTTAAAAAGTTAGCCTCAGAAAAAGCGCTGTTTACAGCCCCCCCTGTATCATCTTCTTCTGAGCGGGCTTCGTCATCTTATACTTCCGATGGGGATATTTCCTACAGGATTCGTTTTAAACCCTCATCGGACATATTCCTGACAGGCACAAATCCATTACTCCTTCTTGGTGAGATTCGTTCTCTGGGAGAATGTAAGGTTATTGCACAGGTGGATGACATACCTTCTCTGGACGAGATGAACCCCGAATGCTGCTATGCATACTGGGATATAATTCTTACGACTAATAAGGGAATAGATGCAGTCAGGGACGTATTTATTTTTATAGAAGACTCCTGTGAATTGACAATAAATGCCATCGATTCCGGGAAAACGTTTGACATAGAGGAAGACTATAAAAAAATCGGTGAGATACTCGTTGAAAAAGGGGATATAAAAAAAGAAGATCTGCAGAAAGCGCTCACCGAGAAGAAGTACCTGGGAGAGATACTCGTTGAAAGAGGTTTAGTGGACTCTGATAAGGTAGAATCTGCCCTTATCGAACAGGAACATATCCAGAAGATAAGAGACAAAGCAAAAGCGAAAGAAGAGACACAATTAAATATCAAAGTCCCTGCAGATAAACTGGATATACTCGTCAATCTTGTGGGAGAACTTGTGACTGTACAGGCACGTTTAACTCAAACAACTTCCTTTCTTCATAATCCGGAACTTAACGCTATTGCAGAAGAAGTTGAGAGGTTAACCGCGGAATTGCGGGACAATACCCTGAATATACGTATGTTGCCCATAGGGACCACCTTCGGTAGATTTAAGAGATTGGTAAGAGACTTATCCGGCGAACTGGGCAAAGAGATAGAATTGACAACAGAAGGTGCAGAGACAGAGCTTGATAAGACTGTTATCGAAAAGCTTAACGATCCCCTTGTCCATCTCATCAGGAACTGTATTGACCATGGTATAGAACCTCCTGATGTGCGGGTATCGCAGGGCAAGCCTAGAACAGGCACCATACTCCTGTCTGCTGCCCACTCCGGGGGAAACGTGATTGTCCGGATTCAAGACAACGGGAAAGGTCTCGACAAGGAAGCAATTCTCGCCAAAGCTGTCGAAAAAGGACTTGTTGCCCATAACGCTGAGATTAATGAAAAAGATCTCTTTGGTTTTATCTTCCACCCGGGGTTCTCCACTGCCAAAGATGTAACAAATGTATCCGGCAGGGGTGTAGGCATGGATGTGGTGCAAAAGGCCATAGATTCATTACGTGGTTTAATCAGCATCACAAGCGTGAAGGACGAGGGGACCACCGTTACCATTACTCTCCCGCTTACCCTTGCAATAATTGAAGGCCTCCTCATTGCTATTGACAGAAGGCATTTTGTAATTCCTCTTTCCATTGTGGAAGAATGCGTGGAATTAACCGACGAAGATGTAAGAAAGTCCCATGGAAAGAATATTGCCCGCATACGCGGTGAACTGATTCCCTACATCAGGCTGAGAAACGAGTTTAATATCCGGGGAAAAAGACCTCCCATAGAGCAGATTGTTGTAACCGGGAGAAACGGTGAAAGGGTGGGCTTTGTAGTGGACCATGTCATTGGGGAACACCAGACGGTAATTAAGAATATGGGGAAGTTCTATAGAAATGTGGAAGGTATCTCCGGCGCCACAATTCTGGGCGATGGAACAGTTGCATTAATATTGGATGTACCGAAAATTGCAAAGAACATTGAGATGGCGGAGGCTATTTTTGGTTGA
- a CDS encoding MFS transporter encodes MADDPKKQRLILYSIAFATFIGNLDYYIVNVALVAIANDFQATTGDVSWVLLSYQLTITSFLLLFGKLGDKFGTKRVFLFGFLMFSIGSLACGLASSLFVLVLSRALQGLGASVLYSMPPAMVTKYLPENKRGYAFGILSTTAAIGMILGAPLGGIITGYCSWRWAFLINIPIGALAIYIANKMLPGDNVRESGKPSEGFDTFGAFFSFVATINFFYALSSIGVKGWTSPVILTCLAISIMSIFLFIKWERRHLSPLVDITLFRNRTFVAENVSCALAYAFLAGNNFLMPFYLQAFQGLSPQKTGMVFILYSLVYMVTGPVVGKLLNIVKPRILCSVAMFFAAFAIFGFSAFFTASSLIPVCIFFACNGFAMATFGTANNTSVMDSAPKGKEGMVAGILRMMMRLGMAVGVCMFEMVFSRAILDHGAVAGNNLALLPPDKLSSGFFYSLIAAGALCLIAAILPLLSGKKKDNRNGPAQNLPAS; translated from the coding sequence ATGGCAGATGATCCGAAGAAACAAAGGCTAATCCTTTACAGCATTGCCTTTGCCACTTTTATAGGCAATCTTGATTATTATATTGTAAATGTCGCATTGGTCGCCATTGCCAATGATTTTCAGGCAACAACCGGCGATGTGTCCTGGGTGCTCCTTTCTTATCAGCTTACTATTACCTCTTTTCTGCTTCTTTTCGGTAAACTTGGCGACAAGTTTGGAACGAAGCGGGTGTTTTTGTTCGGTTTTTTGATGTTTTCAATAGGGTCTCTTGCCTGCGGTCTTGCATCTTCATTATTTGTTCTGGTTTTAAGCCGTGCCCTCCAGGGATTGGGGGCATCGGTACTCTATTCCATGCCGCCGGCAATGGTTACCAAATATCTTCCTGAAAATAAACGGGGTTATGCCTTTGGCATCCTTTCAACAACAGCAGCCATCGGCATGATTCTCGGGGCGCCGCTGGGCGGTATAATCACCGGATATTGTTCGTGGCGCTGGGCATTCTTAATCAACATACCCATTGGCGCCCTCGCAATCTACATTGCAAACAAGATGTTGCCCGGAGATAACGTACGGGAATCCGGAAAGCCTTCGGAAGGTTTTGATACCTTTGGCGCCTTTTTTTCTTTCGTTGCTACAATCAACTTTTTCTATGCCTTAAGCTCAATTGGCGTGAAGGGCTGGACATCCCCTGTCATTCTTACCTGTCTGGCAATATCGATCATGAGCATTTTCCTTTTTATAAAATGGGAAAGAAGGCATCTCAGCCCTCTTGTGGATATTACTCTCTTCAGAAATCGCACATTTGTTGCGGAAAATGTCTCATGCGCGCTGGCCTATGCATTTCTGGCAGGCAACAACTTCCTCATGCCTTTTTATTTACAGGCTTTCCAGGGCCTGTCTCCACAGAAAACGGGGATGGTTTTTATACTCTATTCTCTTGTATACATGGTTACCGGGCCTGTTGTCGGCAAATTGCTGAACATAGTAAAACCGAGGATATTATGTTCTGTAGCAATGTTTTTTGCTGCCTTTGCCATCTTCGGCTTTTCTGCTTTTTTTACAGCTTCAAGCCTTATTCCGGTTTGCATCTTTTTTGCTTGTAACGGCTTTGCCATGGCAACATTCGGCACAGCAAACAATACCTCTGTCATGGACTCTGCGCCGAAAGGCAAAGAAGGCATGGTTGCCGGCATTCTTCGCATGATGATGCGCCTCGGCATGGCAGTGGGCGTATGTATGTTTGAGATGGTTTTTTCACGGGCTATTCTTGACCATGGTGCTGTTGCAGGCAATAATCTGGCCTTATTGCCCCCGGATAAATTATCCTCAGGCTTCTTCTACAGTCTCATCGCCGCCGGTGCTCTATGCCTCATAGCGGCTATCCTTCCGTTGCTTTCAGGAAAAAAGAAGGATAACCGGAACGGCCCGGCCCAAAACCTTCCTGCGTCATAA
- a CDS encoding NAD/NADP octopine/nopaline dehydrogenase family protein: MKITIFGAGHGGQAIAGDLTLAGHEICLAAVEEHSANLKLLQAIGGIVVEGMTSTGVPTGFAKPAMLTTDCVEAIKGAQVIMIVVPAFAQEPYMRLITEHGEKGQIVVFNPGKFGTLALAQMLRQARRTDDFLIGETSSLIFAARTRGLGHVDIKGIKKELPFSALPSERTAEALMTLMDIYPQMSPSLSVFQTSIDAPGIILHPISTIFNMSRIEQMGPYRSSHYDITPSIARIMEAVDEERMSVARQICYETFSFKDTMSMLYRVKGEKAYDVMYQISAHNVLMAPENLQVRYITEDVPFGLVTVASIGKLLGMPTPKIDAIVNIACMANGVDYWKEGRTADKLGLTGMSIKELVDYAIHGTHSLS, from the coding sequence ATGAAAATTACTATTTTTGGAGCAGGACACGGGGGCCAGGCAATAGCAGGGGATCTGACATTGGCAGGGCATGAAATATGTTTGGCTGCGGTGGAGGAGCATTCTGCGAATCTGAAGCTTTTACAGGCCATCGGGGGTATTGTTGTAGAAGGCATGACATCTACCGGCGTTCCGACAGGATTTGCCAAACCGGCCATGCTTACCACCGACTGTGTTGAAGCCATCAAAGGGGCTCAGGTTATTATGATCGTGGTCCCGGCCTTTGCTCAGGAGCCTTATATGCGGCTTATTACGGAACATGGCGAAAAAGGACAGATCGTTGTTTTCAATCCCGGCAAGTTCGGCACCCTGGCGCTTGCGCAAATGCTGCGTCAGGCCCGCAGAACAGACGATTTCCTCATTGGCGAGACAAGCTCTCTTATCTTTGCTGCCAGGACAAGGGGTTTAGGACATGTAGACATCAAAGGAATAAAAAAGGAACTTCCTTTCTCGGCACTTCCGTCAGAACGTACTGCCGAAGCCTTGATGACCCTCATGGATATATACCCGCAGATGTCTCCCTCGCTAAGCGTTTTTCAGACGAGCATTGACGCCCCGGGCATTATCCTGCATCCGATCAGCACAATATTTAATATGAGCCGTATCGAACAGATGGGGCCGTATCGCAGTTCTCATTATGATATAACTCCTTCCATTGCACGCATCATGGAGGCAGTAGATGAGGAACGCATGTCAGTTGCCCGGCAAATCTGCTATGAGACCTTTTCCTTTAAGGATACCATGTCAATGCTTTACAGAGTCAAAGGGGAAAAGGCCTATGATGTAATGTATCAGATCAGCGCCCACAACGTGCTTATGGCTCCCGAGAATCTTCAGGTCAGGTATATTACAGAGGATGTGCCCTTCGGACTGGTAACGGTTGCAAGCATCGGAAAACTCCTTGGTATGCCTACCCCGAAGATAGATGCAATCGTAAATATTGCCTGCATGGCAAACGGGGTTGATTATTGGAAAGAAGGACGCACTGCCGATAAGCTCGGGTTGACAGGAATGTCGATCAAAGAACTGGTTGACTATGCCATACATGGTACCCATTCCTTAAGCTAA
- a CDS encoding ABC transporter permease: MLRYLLKRCFFMIPMIFGITLISFVIIHLTPGEPDVMGGEMNPKVTKEVRERIRTLYGLDKPLHIQYYMWVKRFVKLDFGISFSQDRRPVIDKIKERIPVTISINLLSMSLIFLIGIPIGIYCARYKDSILDKGLTAFVFAGYAAPTFWIALLLMIFFGVYLDWLPISGLKSFNYEEFSPIGKVFDLTKHLALPICISAFGGLAGISRYMKNSLLEVLRQEYIVTAYAKGLPESMVLRKHALRNALLPVITILGLSVPGLIGGSVIFESIFSIPGMGQLFYMSVMSRDYPTIMGILVIGAFLTLLGNLIADIMYAVADPRIRIG; this comes from the coding sequence ATGCTGCGCTATCTCCTTAAGAGATGCTTCTTTATGATACCAATGATATTCGGGATTACCCTGATTTCATTTGTTATTATACACCTTACACCCGGCGAACCGGACGTAATGGGCGGGGAAATGAACCCGAAGGTTACAAAAGAGGTGAGGGAAAGGATCAGAACCCTTTACGGGTTGGATAAACCGCTGCACATTCAGTATTATATGTGGGTAAAGAGATTTGTAAAGCTGGATTTCGGCATATCGTTTTCGCAGGACCGCAGACCGGTAATAGACAAGATTAAAGAGAGGATACCTGTCACAATCTCGATAAACCTCCTATCTATGTCATTAATCTTTCTTATCGGCATCCCTATCGGCATCTACTGTGCACGCTACAAGGACAGCATCCTTGACAAGGGTTTAACCGCCTTCGTGTTTGCAGGATATGCTGCCCCTACTTTCTGGATTGCCCTCCTTTTAATGATATTTTTTGGCGTGTACCTCGACTGGCTGCCCATATCAGGCCTGAAATCCTTCAATTATGAAGAATTCTCGCCTATCGGTAAAGTTTTTGATCTGACAAAACACTTAGCCCTGCCTATATGCATATCTGCCTTCGGCGGACTTGCCGGCATTTCGCGATATATGAAAAACAGCCTCCTTGAAGTGTTGAGGCAGGAATATATTGTAACCGCATATGCCAAGGGGCTTCCGGAAAGCATGGTCCTCAGAAAGCATGCACTCAGAAATGCCCTTTTGCCTGTCATAACTATTCTGGGGCTCTCGGTTCCGGGGCTGATCGGAGGCAGCGTTATTTTTGAGAGCATCTTTTCTATCCCCGGTATGGGACAGTTGTTCTATATGAGTGTTATGTCAAGGGACTATCCTACGATTATGGGGATTCTTGTGATAGGCGCATTCCTGACTTTGCTGGGCAACCTCATTGCCGACATCATGTATGCAGTTGCAGATCCGAGGATACGTATAGGATAA